The Chiloscyllium plagiosum isolate BGI_BamShark_2017 chromosome 4, ASM401019v2, whole genome shotgun sequence region GCACAATGATGCTCTAATAAAGATCTATATGCATCAACAGcaaaagacattttttttaacaaaaacaatGCAACCTgatagtatttttaaaaaaaacttattttccaCGCAGTAAAATTCAATAAACTGGGAGCTGCTATTAGCAAGGAGAGTGCAGCACTGCCCTTGAGCAGTTAAATCTGAGACCTGGATGAAGTCGGTGATATTTTCTCAAGATGACATTTACCCTAGATGTTTCCCTCAGGCACAGAAAGCATTATTAGTACAGCTGTGGAAATAAAACGCACAAGCACACCAGAGattggagcaggaagaggccattcagccctttgagtctggcCTGCTACATACTATAATCAAGGCTGATTGGATCATGGCCTCAACTAGCCATGTTCACTTGAACCTCGCCACGTGACCCATGGATCTTAGACCCGTCCCTGCTTCATATGGGCTGATGTGCCTGAGATTTATTTATCAGTTTTCCTCTCTGCTTGAACACACAGTAACCATATTCCGAAGTTGTCTGAATGACAAAAGAGAAAAATCAAAAGGGAAAAGTTTTGGGAATGAATTGCATCAATGcaaaagcttttgatttttttGGTGGGGGGAGCGCTGGGTGGAGGGACGAGGAGAGAAATGTTGCCAATTCGCTTCCaggaaccaaaaaaaaaacctccttcCAACAAACCGATAAATATTTCGTGGATATCCCACAAGTTTCAAATGTGGATTTAGATGCAGTCTCGGAAAATAGTGCATCATCCAACATTTAGTTTGGGAACCAACAGTCAACATCTTTAACCAAATGCATGgataatgtgtttttttaaaatgtatttattttttaaaatttttttttgaatttttgctctctctctctctcgcgacAAGTATGTCAGTTCAGTCCAGGGGTTCCTGTTTTATTCGAATGACAGGTGGTACACGGGATAGTCGCTTGATTTCCCGCCTTAGTACGTATTCACTAAACTGGGAGGAGTCAACTCCACCGCCGCTGGATCCGACAATTTCAAATCCCTTCAGCTGTAATCGTTCCAGGACCTAGCAAAGGAAATCAGACAATGTGAAGTATACGAGCACATTAAAGCTTTATGTCCTCATCTCAGCAAGGGCAGCAGAGTGGATCTCATAGCCAGGTTCCACTTGCCAAGACCACCACTGCAGCTTTGGGGCCTCCCAAAACGATTCACTTGTGTTTCAACAATTTCTATTATTCATTTCGTGTTTGGGAAAGCTGTCAGCTTTAACTGACTTTTGGCAGCTCACAGAACGTAATGAATCTAAGCTGCTGTTTTCTGAAACAGACACTGAAATTTCCCTTTTGAGAAACCACACAAGACTTTGAATGCATTCCCCAGAGATTAACAACAAATGTTACAAACATCAACTTATACAGAAATACTTTGACCAAAATCTCTTAATTGGCAACCGAATATTCTCCGAATATTTAGCATTCTGCTCCTGGTGCAAGGAGATGGGTCATCGTACTATGTTTGAAAGGGCGGGTTCAATAGTAGCCTTCAATAGGGATTGGATAAATATTCAGTTGTCAGAAAAATTGCAGAGACACAGGGAAAGATTGGGAGGGTGCAACTAATTTGATTGAAAGGGTTGGGGCAATCACCACCATCTGAAATGCATCCTTTTAACTCATTCGAGCTACCTGTCACTGGCAAGGAAGGATTTCTGACCTATCCATAGATGCAGCcttgagaaagtgctggtgaactgctgcagcccatgtgttGTCCATGGACCGTGATGGagagagttccagggttttgatttttttaaaacttcatttggAATGGATGGCCCAGCAATCACGgccaatccctaattgcttggaaacataggaataggagtaggagtaggccattcagtcccttaaatgtttcaccattcaatgagatctgtaGCCTAACTTCATAGACTTGCCTTTGCTCCTTATCCCTTAATAGTTTTATTTAGCAAAAAATTATCTcccctcagatttaaaattaactactgtttgtggaagagagttccaaagtctactggaagtcacatgtaggcaaggcCAGGCAAGCATGgtagatgtccttccctaaaggacattaatgactCAGTGTTTACTATTAGACtagtaggtttttaaaaaattattccaaatatttattgattCAAATTTTTCTATCCACTAttggtgggatgtgaacccatGACTACAGgccattagcctgggtctctggattactagtccattgTCAATATCACATCTGCCCTTTATAAAACAATGTAACACAGTGAGTCACATGAGGAAATACTAGGGTAGGtgaccaaaaacttggtcaaaggaAAAGACAATGCAAGGAGGGAGGGGGTAATACCATAATGGGGTCGCAGAAGATGGATGAGAATTGTAAAATGAAAGATTCACTTGACTAAGAGCCAGGGTACGTTAGTGAGCAAGGGAGTGGGGTAAAGGACTTAatgccatttaagacagagagtgacagagacagtgtgcctgagagaggagagaaacagacagacaattttagagaaagtgagagagagaaaaagacagtgaGGGAcaatgagagagaaacagaagtggagagaagcagagatagagagagagaaagacagagacagagagaaagagagtgacaatgagacagagacagacagtgagagggagagagatagacagcatgtgtgtgagagagagagacagagacaaaaagagagaaatgTGCGTGAAAACTTTAATCTATTACCTGAACAGAGTTGAGGTGGCAGTAGCCATTGAGGGGGAATCGGATGACGTGCGTTGAGTCATGATTCCAGCCAGCATTAATTGAGTTACACATCACATCCCCAATTTCCGGGAACACCTCTTCGATCAGGGCCTTGTCTCCGCTCAGAGTGATCCGCTCCCCTAAGTCAGGGGCCACCCGCACCACCAGACACTCGCACGGCCTCGAGACCCGGCCCAGCTCCCTCTCCTGTTTCCAGCGCTCCAGTTCGATCAGCATGGGCTGCAACTGGAAATATTTGGCCTCTTCGAATAACAAGCTGTAATCCTGAACACAACACAAGCAACAAAAGGCACTCTCACGTGTTTGTACTACATACAGTGAAAGCCTCACAGACACCACAGAAAAACATGCACTGGTGTTACAGTTTGTTATTTGTTTTagtctttcatggaatgtgggcatcactgtcacAACCATCAATTCTTCTATTCAGCCCCTAACTGCccttgcatttattgcccatgccaaaCTGCCCATAAATGGCCTCTGCAAAccacctaagagggaaatcaagagtcagccgcattgctatgggtctgaagtcacatgtgggccagaccaggtcagggtggcagatttccctccctcaaggaaccagatgggtttttacaacaattgaagaTGGTCATCATCACCGATACTAACTTTGAAATCCAGATTACGAGTAACCTGTTCAGATTTGTTATGACATACCTATGTAGTAACTAGGACATGAACTAGTTTTCCAGGCCAGAGGTAGGAATACTACCACTGTGACCCCAAAAGTCTTcttttacaaattaaaaaaagaattacCCATGTTtgtaatcaacctgctcagagatgttactgcacacctgtggagcaggtgggacttgaacccaggcctccaggCCCTGGGGTAGGGTCACTACCTCTGTGCCACAAAAGCCCCCTTTTTTTCCAAGTTACACTTCAGTGACAATAATAGTCCAAGCTGACTAGAGGTAATTGGATAATTAAGAGTGAGAAaagagaaagacttgcatttataaattgTTTTGACATCCTAAAGTAGTCTGCAGCCACTTAGGTTCCGTTGAAGTGTAGTCAATGTAGGAAAAAGGCCAACTGAATGGTGTGCAGCCATCTCCCACAAACAAGagactgacagatttttaatcaggaagggaacatagaacatagaacattacagtggagtacaggcccttcggccctcgatgttgcgctgacctgtggaaccactctgaagcccatctaaccttcatgattccattttcatccatatgtttatccaatgaccatttaaatgctcttgaagttggcgagtctactccttttgcaggcagtgcatttcatgcccTACTACTATTCTGAGTAACGaagctatctctgacatctgtcctatatctatcacccctcaatttaaagctacgtcccctcatgctagtcatcaccatccgaggaaaaaggctttcactataatcgagggtaatggggaaaaggcaggaaagtggagttgaggattatcagaatcagccatgatctcactgaatggtggagcagactcaatgggctgaatggcctacttctgctcatgcacagaatcacagaattttatagtgcaggaagaggccattcaatccattgtgtctgtactggctcctgaaagaggCAACCAAGCTATTCCCACTCTCCAGCTGTATTTCCAGAACCCTCTAAGTCCATCCCTTTCAAATACAtacccagctctcttttgaaacctcctatggaatccgcctccaccactctccaagGGAGCGttttccaaatccaaacaactCTTTGCGTAAGgacttttctcctcatctcattcctagctGTCATGCTGACAGCCTTGAAGTTATGACCTCCAGTTACTGACATACTAGTTAAAGgtaagaaaacatttttctttacctTGTCAAAATTTTTCATAACCATGAttacctcaataaggtcacctcttaatcttctctgctccaaggaggatAAACCCAATCTCTCTAACCTtaccttgtatctaaaatccctcattcctgagatctatctagtaaatctcctttgtactGTCTctagggctttaacatccttccttatatGAAGGTCCCcagtgtaatgattgtaacaaggtcaaccgAGTGGACCTCACTGAATAGGAGCTCCCTgagtggggctgttaacctggtccaatcagggagccctggctaacagatataaacaagagtgttcggcagtagtgtgggggaaaattaaaaaaaaacaggaaaaggaagtagtgtgttagaggttctgttcactccgagggagctggctcagtgtcaaggactctccacatgtaaataaagggggacttggtgatgcaatactgtcctttgtggagttatttcacccagaagtgaacacaatacaTCAAATATGGTCTGACAAATGATTTGTAGAGATGTAGCATCTCTTCCTTGCTTtttactctatgcctctatttatataTAATCATCCTATAaatcttaacaactgtttcaactccAGAGAATCATGTGCATGGACCTTGAGGTCCTTCTGCTGCTGTACCCCTCTCAGAGTTGTGCCATTGAGTCTGTATTgtgactctttttttttctaccaaaatatattacctcacatttctctgcattaaaattcatctgccaggtgtctgccggtttgtccaacttgtcaatgtccctctgaaatcGCTCAGGTATTAACCTCACAATTTACTGGTCtccctatcttagtgtcatctgcaaatttagggATGTTGCCCTCAACacccatgtccaaatcatttctgtgaaTCAGAAAAACCAAGGGTCTCAACATTGATCCCTGGcgaacaccactttcaactcatCTCCAACCTAAGAAATACCCATCTATATCCACCCTCTTTTTCCTATTTTTTAGCCAACATCTAATTGATGCTGTCAAGGATCCATCAATCCAAAATATTTCGAATTTGCTAATCAACCTGGCATGTGGCCCTGTATCATCTTTTGGAATTATCTGCCTGAGCATTCAGATGGGGTGTGGAGTCATGTTCGACCCAACACATGGTAGCTTCAGTAAGAGTTTAGTGTCAGTGCAGTTGCTGGAATTTGTTGGGAGCTTTATACATTTGCGGAAGTGGTTAAGCCAGTCAACTTACTTTGAAATCGTCAGGAATAAGGAGCTTTGAAGTGCGCAGAAAGTTTAAAATGTAACGAAACATCTGACCGTCTCTGTCAATGAAGTAATGTTGCTTCAGGCTGTCCAGGACAATGGGCTCAGTTCCATCAAAGAGACGACCAATTCTGCAACAAGGCAACAGAAAACACAAGTGTCAGATATCTGGGTAAACAAGAACAAATTTTTAGACTGGAGGCACCACGTaacagaaactaggagcaggagtaggctattcagcccttcaagcctgctccatcattcagtatgatcatggcagatcctTTATCTCAATGCCATCGCTGAATTCTGCATTATcgacatcctgggagttatcagtGACCAGAAATTGGTCTAAACCATCCATATAactatagtggctacaagagcaggtcagaggctaggaaaactatggtgaataaatcaccttctgactccccaaagcctgtctaccatatacaaagtacaagtcaggagtgtgatggaatacttcccacttgcctggatgtgtgcagctccaacaacactcaagaagcttgacaccatccaggacaaagcagtctgtttgaatggcaccacatccacaaacatggaAAAAAGATTTTATGTAAAATTTTGTGATTTGCATCAAACTACCTGAAATGCTTTATTTAaaatagatctttgaaagttcaTGGAGACTTTTTTTTGAAACAAGGCTTCCTAGAAATCACATGATTGTCGAGAACTTCTTGAAGACTCTGCTGGGCCTGTCTTGAACACTGACTGGCTTGGACAGGGCCTTGTTTTATCTGGCAGCCTCTTAAGAACAAGCTGAGCAGGAGGAAAGCCCGCGATGAGAAAGCTGCCCAGCTGACCTCTTTCATTACTGAAAAGAAAAAACTTTCTTGTTGAGTTCAGGATAAGACCTACTTGTTCTTTTGAAAGAGTAATTGAAGAAACACCCCATGGTTTTTTCTTTTGCCTTCATGAGTAGCCCCAATggccaaaatgttttttttcagaaagtcAATCTTTTCAGAAATCTGATTTGATTCTGTTCTCTTCAAATGTGCAAGTGTGTTTTGGGGATAAACATTTATACTTCCTTATCACTGATTGTGTCTGTTCACCAATTATTGCAATTTTGTTGGGGATCGGTTGGCTCGACAGCTACATTGCAATGCCAAGAAATGTCACCAGTGGGGGTTCAATTCCTactctggctgaggttaccatgaaggactctccttctcaatgtctCCGTTCACCTGAAGTATGgcgaccttcaggttaaaccaacaACAGTTgactctctccctaatgagagaggaGCCTGATGGGTCTGGTAGGACTacggcaactttaccttttatggTATCTTTGTGTCATAAATCTGATTGagaaattgcttttttaaaattcattcacaggatgaaaatgtcactggctaggacagcgtttattgcccatccctagtttaccagagggcagttaagagtcaaccacattgccatttGTTTCAAATGTGATTGAGATGAGGTGCTGAATTGGTCATGTGGGAAACTGGGAGaagcatttttgttttgtgttgtgACCAGGGATGACTGGGATTAGAGACATTATACACTTGTTGGTCAAAACACAGGTTGGTATCACAGAATATTCACAGCCACCGAAGAGTGCACTCAGGGTCTTGACTTAAAATCTTAGCAACTCCTTGACAGTGTAACTCTCACTCAGTACCAGCTCTGTGATCATCTAGAAAACGTCTCCTGAACTCATGACCTAACTCAGAGGTTTGGGTACAATCCACTGAGACAAGGCtgaccacttgcctggatggggacagctccaacagcactctagaagcttgacaccatccaggacaaagcagcccgcttgactggcactgcattcacaaacatccactccctctaatacggacgttcagtagcagcagtgtgtactatctagaagATGAGCTGCAGAAATTGACAAAGATCtttaaatagcaccttccaaacccacaaccacttccatctagaaggacaagggtaacagatacatggaaacaccacccccttcaagttcccctccaagccattcaccaccctgacttggaaatataacaccgttccttcactgtcactgggttaaattcctggaattctctcccaaacggcatgtggactgcagcggttcaagaaggcagctcaaccttctcaaggggcaactaggaatgagTAATAAATAGTGGCCAGGATTTAATATGCTACAATAAGGTCACCTGTTACTTTTTCTAAACAGCAATGAGTATAGGCCTAACCTGTTCAACCTATTCTCATTAGAGGTGCTGTATAATAATTGCTCCTGTGATGACTTATAATGTTAAAGGTGCTCTATGAATGCAAAAAGCTGTTGTTGTAAATCCCACACTCAATGAGAAGAGGAAAATGGTCCTGGGTGTCACAATCACATCGTATTGATACTTCTGgcctgagagagagagcacactcGCGAGAGATAGTGGGTGGgttgtgtgcgagagagagagagggtgtgtgcgagagagtgtgtgagagacagagggtgtgagacagagagagagagtgtgtgagatgcgagagagacggagggagggagatagagagagagagagagaatcaaaaTGATACTTGGACTCGAAGGGTAAAACTACACAAATTAGGGCTGTAGTTCCTAGAATTTAGAAGTTCACAGgatgatttgatcaaagtttaCGAGTGGAACTGATGACCTAGACAAACAGAATCCATTTTGACTGActgaggggagtccagaattaggggtCAGAGCCTAATAGATGGAGCCAGACATTTCAGCAGTGACATCGGGAAACATTTTGGGCACGAAGAAGGGCAGACagttggaactctcttccacaactgAGCACTTATGCAAATTATTTGTcaagtttaaaactgagattgataggaaTTTTGTTAACCAATGGATGGGACAATGGAGTTAGATCACAGATCGACCATGATCCCATTTAATAGTTAAATGAGTTTAAACTTGCAGATTAGGAGCATGATAGGGCATTCATCCTCTCTAGACTGCTCTGttatttaatataatcatggctgatctaattgtcaGCTTAACACTACATTCCCACCTGTCCCCGAAAAGCTTTCACCTTTgtgtccatccatccatccaactCTGCTTCAAAAATGCTTCCACTGTTTTTAGAGGACAATAGTCCCAAAGTTGATGATCCTGAcagaaaaaaatcctcatctctgtcttaaaagggcgaccccttatttttaaacagtgacctctgGTTCCAGAGTATCTCACAGGAAGAGAGGCAATATGGGGACATGGGTTCGGATCTTACTGTGAAATCTGAACTCAATTAAATCAAAATTTGGAATAAAGAGATGACCCAATGTGATGACTTGTTGTTAATatcccacctggttcattaatgtcctttctggaatccttacctggtttggtctacatCTTTCACAGAAGATGTGAgggacaggtttttttttagtgatgggtgcctggaacgcgctgaaggggtagtggtggaggcaggtatgatGGGGCACTTAGGGGATTtttagataggcacatgaataagcatgaaatggagggatatgaaccatggGCAgccagaagggattagtttcatttggtgtcatgttcggcacaacatcatgggctgaagggcctgttcctgtgctgtactgttctatgtgactccagacccaaagcaatgttactgccctctgggtaatcagacttggacaataaatgccagcccggCCAgcacatcctatgagtgaattttaaaaaaatctgcaaaaTTCTGATAGATACGGATCCAACATTTCCTCATGAAATAACATCCGCTGCTCCCCTTGAATCCCAGGTATCAGTTGAGCAAATCTCCTTAGCAATACTCTGGCTCTATACTACTGATTGGCTAATCTTAGAAATAAGTTTACGGTATGTCACCAGATTTACCTTGAGTCAGAAAACTTAGTTAGCGTTGCCAAGCTACTGGTATACATGTGACCTCCCACATCAATGTGCACTGGGGCATTGGATTTAGTGAGCTGTGCTGGTGTTGGGATTCCCTGATTAGTCAGCGGAGATACAGGAGACCTGGTCAGCAAGGGTCTTGACATGTTGTGCCAGCTGTCCTGTAAAGAAATGGTCAAATATTAGTCAGCAAAAACCCACTTGACCACGTCAGAACCACAAACAACAACAATGAGTCTGTAAAGTATATGAACCCAACATTGGAATTGTTATTTAAACAGAAGGGAAGAATAAACTTGTGAGGTGAACTGTGAAATATTATTCAATACTGCCTGAAACTACTGTTTAGCATTAGGGAaccttttaaaattgtttttttagaAAGCCTGACTACAGCCATTGACACATTTACTTCTTTAGAATTGTAGAAACTCTTTGAATTGTACACGTGAGCAGGTTTAATCTCATTAAGCAGACAGGCAACTTGAGAAAGGGTAAGTTTTAAAATGGGGAACACAAGTTCACATGCAAAGTTCAGCAACTTTCTGGCAAACGTAAGATGACTGCACTTTTGGCGCtttttattttgcaaaacagAAAATTGGGTCAATTAAAAATAACATCCAAGcacattaataaaacaaaaacagaattataTGGTGCCTTTCACAATCTCCCAAACCTTTTCACAGCCAACGAAGGACTTCTGAAATGCATTCACTGTCATTACAGGAAATGTTGCTGACATGTGCATAGAAAGATCCCACAGTTAGAAGCGCGACAATGACTGGGTACCTAGTAAGAGTGCAATCAGGGCCATTGTTTCCCATCTCACCCCAAAATGGCATGTCCAACCAGTACAGCACACCCTCAGGACTGCACCAGGACTGAATTCATCCTCAAATTTAAAGTATGACTTAAATCCACAAACTTTCCAAACTGAGCCAGGAGTTATAACAGAAAAATAGGTGATCTCTTCAATGAAGTAGATTTACTGAGCTATGGGGCTAGAGTGAATAGTGAGGAGGGTGAGAAGCGAAAAGGACTGACAGGCTGGTGATACACACTGGCCACCATGAGTAATATCTATAAGGTGCACTGCAATAAAGCACTGAGCTGTCACAGCACCTTCTAatcccatggccacttccatctagaaggacatagGCAACAAATACATGAgtgcaccaccccctgcaaattcctctcctagtcactcacaaacctgacttagaaatatatcactggtctGTCAGTGTCACcatgtcaaaatcttggaattacctcctgaacagcattgagcATCCCTACATGGTTCAAGGCAGCAATACACTACCACCTACTATGGGTAGGTGAAAGATGGTGGCCTAGCCAGCTATGACCATACTCTGTGAATGAATTAGGAAAACGAGACTGACAGAGAGCCAActtggatgtgatgggctgaacagcctcttccTCTTCTGTAGAGACTTTATGACTCCACACAGAATTGAGCTCTTTCTCTTAAAGAATATGGACAATGCAATCAAATAGCTGAAGTGACTAAGGTAGATGGCTTTAAAGGGAAGGTACATAGCACGAGGGAGATGGGGATGGAAGTGAATGCTGATGCAGATGGGTGAGGAGTCCTTAGGCTTTGTCAGTGTCTATGACGCACACATGTGGCTGTTTCTTTGTACACTCAGATTAATTCGATCAATATTACCATGTAGTACCTTGCATTTGCAAAATAGTCATacttgtctgcactgaccagatatcccagtttGACCTTgtactatttgccagcatttagcccatatccctctaaacccttcttatttgtATCACCACCCTGATgccatttaaatattataattgtaccagcctccaccacttcctctggcagctcattccagacactcaccaccctctgcgtgatgaagttgccctttaggtcccttttaaatctttcctctttcaccgaaaacctataccctctagttttggagtctcCCACCCCTAGAAAAATACCTGGCTACTCAACCCATCCATacttctcacaattttataaacctctataaggtcacccctcagcctccaatgcaccagggaaaaaagacccagcctattctgcttcccccaataactcaaaccctccagtcctggcaacacctttggaaaccttttctgcaccgtttcaggtttaacaacatcctttctatagaagggcgaccagaattgtatgcagtattctaaaattggcctcagcaatgtcctgcacagctgcaacatgatgtcccatctCCTACACAgaatgtactgaccaatgaaggcaagcatggcaaatgccttcttcaccaccttgtcttccTGCGACTGCATTTTCAAGTaactatgtacctgcagccctaggTCTCTTTccttggcaacactccccagggtcctatCATTATCTGTGTAATCCCTACTCCAGCTTGCCTtactgcaacacctcacatttacttaaattaaattccatctgctactcctcgatTGATCGGATcaaggtctcgttgtactctgagataaactTCTTCGCtgactacacccccaattttggtgtcatctgcaacttactaatcATTCTTCAtgtatttacatccaaatcattttataaatgatgaaaagcagtggacccagcactgatccttgtggcacaccactggttgcaggcctccagtctgaaaagcattctttaccaccaacctctgtctcctaccttcaagccaattttatatccaacagGCTAactccccctggatcccatgtgatctaaacttgctTGCCAATCTAacgtgtggaaccttgttgaaagccttgctAACgcccatatagacaacatctaccactctgccttcattaatcttctttgtcacttcttcaaaaaactcaatcagtttGCGAGACcggatttcccatgcacaaagccatgttgacgatccctaatcatttaggaaaaagtgaggactgcagatgctggagatcagagctgaaaatgtattgctggaaaagcgcagcaagtcaggcagcatccaaggagcaggagaatcgacgtttcgggcatgagcccttcttcaggaatcgttcaggattcttgaagaagggctcatgcccgaaacgtcaattctcctgctccttggatgatccCTAATCattacttgcctttccaaatggatATATATCTAACCcttcagaatcccctctaacaacttactcatcactgacattaggctcacacatccat contains the following coding sequences:
- the LOC122548820 gene encoding BTB/POZ domain-containing protein KCTD1 isoform X1 yields the protein MHRPHPGIKPESQSQHSVQSLPPVTSVYLSTASKSSALCRCQAAMAAFKGIWTQQFWRAVSGEFLATLIFVLLGLGSTISWGDENAPLDIVLIALCFGLSIATMVQCFGHISGGHVNPVVTAAMVCTRKLSLAKGIFYIIGQCLGAISGAGILYLITPSHVAGELGVTKDSWHNMSRPLLTRSPVSPLTNQGIPTPAQLTKSNAPVHIDVGGHMYTSSLATLTKFSDSRIGRLFDGTEPIVLDSLKQHYFIDRDGQMFRYILNFLRTSKLLIPDDFKDYSLLFEEAKYFQLQPMLIELERWKQERELGRVSRPCECLVVRVAPDLGERITLSGDKALIEEVFPEIGDVMCNSINAGWNHDSTHVIRFPLNGYCHLNSVQVLERLQLKGFEIVGSSGGGVDSSQFSEYVLRREIKRLSRVPPVIRIKQEPLD
- the LOC122548820 gene encoding BTB/POZ domain-containing protein KCTD1 isoform X3 — protein: MFQDSWHNMSRPLLTRSPVSPLTNQGIPTPAQLTKSNAPVHIDVGGHMYTSSLATLTKFSDSRIGRLFDGTEPIVLDSLKQHYFIDRDGQMFRYILNFLRTSKLLIPDDFKDYSLLFEEAKYFQLQPMLIELERWKQERELGRVSRPCECLVVRVAPDLGERITLSGDKALIEEVFPEIGDVMCNSINAGWNHDSTHVIRFPLNGYCHLNSVQVLERLQLKGFEIVGSSGGGVDSSQFSEYVLRREIKRLSRVPPVIRIKQEPLD